A window from Gammaproteobacteria bacterium encodes these proteins:
- a CDS encoding dihydroorotate dehydrogenase: MADEKQRLSGLTVDFCGMRLSTPIILLSGCVGFGEEYTRVAGFSNEEVGAVCLKGTTAEPRLGNPPHRVCETPGGMLNAIGLQNPGVDHVVDRILPGLDFAETRYIANVSGSTVDEYRRVTRRFDASPIDAVEINISCPNVKEGGVAFGNDPEMSARVVEVCREVTEKPLIVKLSPNQTDIQDNARRCIDAGADAFAVINTLMGMSIDIATRRPVIGNDQGGLSGPAIKPIALFKVHQVYQVAREHGIPIIGQGGIMSPEDALEFIIAGADAVGIGTALFYNPLVCGEVNRGIANYLREQGLSSVGQLTGTLELHGCDGACR, translated from the coding sequence ATGGCGGATGAGAAGCAAAGGCTGTCCGGACTGACCGTGGATTTCTGCGGTATGCGCCTATCCACCCCCATCATATTGCTGTCGGGTTGCGTCGGCTTCGGGGAAGAGTATACGCGGGTGGCGGGGTTTTCCAACGAAGAGGTGGGGGCGGTATGTCTCAAGGGTACGACCGCAGAGCCCCGTCTCGGCAACCCGCCCCATCGGGTCTGCGAGACCCCCGGGGGGATGTTGAACGCGATCGGCCTGCAGAATCCCGGCGTCGATCATGTCGTCGACAGGATCCTTCCTGGACTGGATTTTGCCGAGACGCGTTATATTGCCAACGTTTCTGGATCGACCGTCGATGAGTACCGCCGGGTCACACGGCGCTTCGATGCCTCACCGATCGATGCCGTCGAAATCAACATCTCCTGCCCCAACGTCAAGGAAGGCGGAGTGGCGTTCGGTAACGATCCCGAGATGTCCGCGCGCGTGGTCGAGGTCTGCCGTGAGGTGACCGAGAAGCCGCTGATCGTCAAGCTCTCGCCTAATCAGACCGATATACAGGACAATGCGCGCCGGTGCATCGATGCCGGTGCCGATGCATTCGCCGTCATCAACACCCTGATGGGGATGTCGATCGACATCGCAACCCGCCGACCCGTGATCGGTAACGACCAGGGGGGACTTTCGGGGCCCGCGATCAAACCGATCGCACTGTTCAAGGTGCATCAGGTCTATCAGGTCGCGCGAGAACACGGCATACCCATCATCGGCCAGGGGGGGATTATGAGCCCTGAAGACGCACTGGAATTCATCATCGCCGGAGCGGACGCCGTGGGGATAGGGACGGCCCTGTTCTACAACCCGCTTGTTTGCGGCGAGGTCAACCGCGGCATCGCGAACTACCTCCGCGAGCAGGGGTTGAGCAGCGTCGGTCAGTTGACGGGGACGCTCGAACTCCACGGATGTGACGGGGCCTGTCGCTGA
- the ntrC gene encoding nitrogen regulation protein NR(I) — protein MGQPCRVWVVDDDRSIRWVLQKALAKADMDVRVFNTADHALGALGREEPGVIITDIRMPGTQGLELLDRVNAEYPDLPVIIMTAHSDLDHAVSAYQHGAFDYLPKPFDIGEAVDLVRRACKSRSGEFEAETQAEQQAPTIIGEAPSMQEVFRAIGRLSRSNITVLITGESGTGKELVAQALHRHSPRASKPFIALNTAAIPRDLLESELFGHEKGAFTGAQGLRRGRFEQADGGTLFLDEIGDMPAELQTRLLRVLANGEFYRVGGHVPIRGNVRIIAATHQDLEARVSEGLFREDLLHRLNVIRIHVPALRDRRMDIPELLRFFLSRAAAELQEEPKTPSPEVVEFLSRLPWPGNVRQLQNTCRWLTVMAAGSDIHLEDLPPELRSSSPDSPGGWQESMARWANDRLEAGEGDIATRAIRDAERVLIETALEHTGGRRRDAARLLGWGRNTLTRKIKELNLNDNAGGDRTDSEEKTETA, from the coding sequence ATGGGGCAACCGTGCCGAGTATGGGTCGTGGACGACGATCGCTCTATTCGATGGGTCCTCCAGAAGGCCCTGGCCAAGGCGGACATGGACGTGCGGGTATTCAACACCGCGGACCACGCCCTGGGTGCCCTGGGCAGGGAGGAACCCGGCGTCATCATCACCGACATCCGCATGCCCGGCACTCAGGGCCTCGAGCTGCTGGATCGGGTCAATGCGGAATACCCGGACCTCCCGGTCATCATCATGACGGCGCATTCCGATCTCGATCATGCCGTGTCCGCCTATCAGCACGGGGCGTTCGATTACCTGCCAAAACCCTTCGATATCGGCGAGGCTGTGGATCTCGTACGCCGGGCGTGCAAATCCCGCAGTGGCGAGTTCGAGGCGGAAACACAGGCCGAACAGCAGGCGCCGACGATCATCGGCGAGGCCCCTTCGATGCAGGAGGTCTTCCGCGCGATCGGCCGGCTTTCGCGATCGAATATCACGGTTCTCATCACCGGCGAGTCCGGCACCGGCAAGGAACTGGTGGCCCAGGCGCTGCATCGCCACAGCCCACGCGCGTCCAAGCCCTTTATCGCCCTGAATACGGCCGCGATCCCAAGGGACCTGCTGGAATCCGAGCTGTTCGGTCACGAGAAAGGGGCCTTTACCGGCGCCCAGGGGCTGCGCCGGGGCAGATTCGAGCAGGCCGACGGCGGAACCCTGTTCCTGGATGAGATCGGCGACATGCCTGCAGAACTACAGACCCGTCTGCTGCGGGTGCTGGCCAACGGCGAATTCTATCGTGTCGGCGGCCATGTCCCGATACGAGGCAACGTCAGGATCATCGCGGCTACCCACCAGGACCTCGAAGCAAGGGTCTCGGAAGGCCTGTTCCGGGAAGACCTGCTGCACCGGCTCAACGTCATTCGAATTCATGTCCCCGCGTTGCGGGACCGCCGCATGGACATCCCCGAGCTGCTGCGCTTTTTCCTTTCCCGCGCCGCTGCCGAACTCCAGGAAGAACCCAAGACACCCAGCCCTGAAGTCGTGGAATTCCTCTCCAGGCTTCCTTGGCCGGGTAACGTTCGGCAACTGCAGAATACCTGCCGCTGGTTGACCGTGATGGCGGCGGGCAGCGATATTCACCTGGAAGACCTGCCGCCCGAATTGCGTTCCTCGAGCCCGGACAGCCCGGGCGGCTGGCAGGAGTCGATGGCCCGCTGGGCAAACGATCGTCTGGAGGCCGGCGAGGGAGACATCGCGACTCGGGCGATACGGGATGCCGAACGGGTCCTCATAGAAACCGCCCTCGAACACACCGGCGGCAGACGCCGGGATGCGGCGCGCCTGCTGGGCTGGGGACGCAATACGCTCACCCGCAAGATCAAGGAATTGAACCTCAACGACAACGCCGGCGGCGATCGCACCGACAGCGAGGAAAAAACAGAGACCGCCTGA
- the glnL gene encoding nitrogen regulation protein NR(II), whose product MAPSQEKSILEQLGTSVMVLDDQLRIVFMNPAAEMLLGLSFRRASGELLETLVSCDGVSFQERLYEYLLSGRTYTERELRLRLTDQREVTVDCTVAPVVEGDLAPAALIEIQQIDRHMRISRDSHQLTELSASREMIRGLAHEVKNPLGGIRGAAQLLQEELETDNLREYTRVIIDEADRLQILVDRMLGPPNRPRKTHIDLHDILEHVYRLVAREAPAGVKLARDYDPSIPEIFADRDLLVQAFLNIARNAMQAVGSEGKIVFRSRVLHKYTIASKRHRLVANAGIIDNGPGIPVHLQSRVFYPMVTMREGGTGLGLSLAQEFVRQHEGVIELDSRPGRTSFRVLIPVRSNNDGETD is encoded by the coding sequence ATGGCACCGTCGCAGGAAAAATCTATCCTCGAACAACTCGGCACCTCCGTCATGGTGCTGGACGACCAACTACGCATCGTATTCATGAACCCGGCAGCAGAGATGTTGCTCGGCTTAAGTTTCAGACGCGCCAGTGGGGAGTTGCTCGAGACCCTGGTTAGCTGCGATGGCGTTTCCTTTCAGGAGAGACTCTACGAGTATCTGTTGAGCGGTCGCACCTACACCGAACGGGAGCTTCGCCTCAGGCTCACCGACCAGCGCGAAGTCACCGTCGACTGTACCGTCGCACCTGTGGTCGAGGGCGATCTCGCACCGGCCGCGTTGATAGAAATCCAGCAGATCGACAGACACATGCGCATCAGCAGGGACAGCCACCAGTTGACCGAACTGAGTGCATCCCGGGAGATGATCCGCGGACTGGCGCACGAGGTCAAGAACCCGTTGGGGGGTATCCGCGGTGCGGCTCAGTTACTGCAGGAAGAGCTGGAAACCGACAACCTGCGCGAGTATACGCGGGTCATCATCGACGAGGCGGATCGTCTGCAAATTCTGGTTGACCGGATGCTCGGCCCGCCAAACCGGCCGCGCAAGACACACATCGATCTGCATGACATCCTGGAACACGTCTATCGACTGGTCGCGCGGGAAGCGCCCGCGGGCGTGAAACTCGCACGTGACTACGATCCCAGTATTCCGGAAATCTTCGCCGACAGGGATCTGCTGGTCCAGGCATTCCTGAATATCGCGCGAAACGCCATGCAGGCTGTCGGAAGCGAAGGAAAGATTGTGTTCAGATCCAGGGTGCTTCACAAGTACACCATTGCCAGCAAACGACACCGCCTGGTCGCGAATGCCGGCATCATCGACAACGGGCCCGGTATTCCCGTGCATCTGCAAAGCAGGGTTTTCTACCCCATGGTTACGATGCGCGAGGGCGGAACCGGTCTCGGTCTGTCACTCGCCCAAGAGTTCGTCCGTCAGCATGAGGGGGTGATCGAACTGGACTCGCGTCCCGGACGTACCAGCTTCCGTGTGCTGATCCCCGTGAGAAGCAATAACGACGGGGAGACCGACTGA
- a CDS encoding DUF4124 domain-containing protein produces MRSHSRFASYVILIAVLLAILLSSTAMAQSDRVYQWTDPNGVVVFSDEPPDGASTSPLRTIEVQPVTVVPAYQPAQIEKANAQPVEQPVHRRAPYQSFTVTRPEDNEAIRKNSGDILVESRVEPGLYPGDVIRVYLDGKSVAEKAGTSFDLPNVDRGTHTLEARIYDDRGKALAASQPVRFTVIRTSLLHNSPGDATVQPRVKITNPIIYGD; encoded by the coding sequence ATGCGCTCACACTCTCGTTTTGCTTCTTATGTGATCCTCATCGCCGTGTTACTGGCAATACTCTTGAGCTCCACCGCAATGGCCCAGTCGGACCGAGTCTATCAATGGACCGATCCAAACGGCGTCGTCGTGTTTTCGGACGAGCCCCCTGACGGTGCCTCGACAAGTCCGCTGCGCACTATTGAGGTGCAACCGGTGACCGTGGTTCCTGCCTACCAACCTGCCCAGATCGAGAAAGCAAACGCGCAACCGGTCGAGCAACCAGTGCACAGAAGGGCACCGTACCAGTCCTTTACGGTCACTCGACCGGAAGACAACGAGGCGATACGGAAGAACTCCGGCGATATCCTGGTAGAGAGCCGTGTTGAACCCGGACTTTATCCCGGCGATGTCATCCGGGTCTACCTGGACGGGAAGTCGGTTGCCGAAAAGGCTGGCACGAGTTTCGATCTGCCCAATGTTGACCGTGGAACGCACACCCTCGAGGCCCGCATCTACGACGACCGGGGTAAGGCCCTGGCCGCGTCACAGCCGGTCCGGTTTACCGTCATCCGCACCTCGCTCCTGCACAACTCGCCCGGCGACGCAACCGTCCAACCCAGGGTGAAAATTACCAATCCGATCATCTACGGCGACTGA